From one Phytohabitans houttuyneae genomic stretch:
- a CDS encoding DUF2461 domain-containing protein has translation MAFAGFPAEAFVFYEGLEADNSKTYWTAHKDVYDGCVRGPMSDLAAELAPLVRAEPKVFRPHRDVRFSKDKSPYKTHQGAFFEVASGVGYYVHVDAGGLFTAAGFYAHSRDQTARFRAAVDAPSTGVELEKIVRTLTRHGFEPGGDRVKTRPRGCPADHPRLELMRHEALTAGRRHAAGPELEGRAAFDLVRTDWRRLRPLVDWVETNVGPFEAD, from the coding sequence GTGGCGTTCGCCGGCTTCCCCGCGGAGGCCTTCGTGTTCTACGAGGGCCTGGAGGCGGACAACTCAAAGACCTACTGGACCGCGCACAAGGACGTGTACGACGGCTGCGTCCGCGGACCGATGAGCGACCTCGCGGCCGAGCTGGCACCCCTGGTGCGCGCCGAGCCGAAAGTGTTCCGCCCCCACCGGGACGTACGCTTCTCGAAGGATAAATCGCCCTACAAGACCCATCAGGGCGCGTTTTTCGAGGTGGCCAGCGGCGTCGGCTACTACGTGCACGTCGACGCCGGAGGCCTGTTTACGGCGGCCGGGTTCTACGCACACTCGCGCGACCAGACCGCCCGCTTCCGCGCCGCGGTCGACGCCCCCTCCACGGGGGTCGAGCTGGAGAAGATCGTGCGCACCCTCACCCGCCACGGCTTCGAGCCCGGCGGCGACCGCGTGAAGACCCGCCCGCGCGGCTGCCCCGCCGACCACCCGCGCCTGGAGCTGATGCGCCACGAGGCCCTCACCGCCGGCCGCCGCCACGCGGCGGGCCCGGAGCTGGAGGGCCGCGCCGCCTTCGACCTGGTACGCACGGACTGGCGGCGCCTGCGCCCGCTCGTCGACTGGGTGGAGACCAACGTCGGCCCGTTTGAGGCCGACTAG
- a CDS encoding DUF3043 domain-containing protein produces the protein MPSLFRRKSTDVVDSSPADEASSSADEAEGRPKGYTPSKKELGVETPKRASASRRRAAEPAPSNRREAYKRMREKQRADRAEAAAGMRAGDERYLLARDRGPERLLVRNVVDSRRTVGTWFFGGALIVLIGSSAAMPPAVRFVSNIMWAALALGVVVDSVLISRKVKRLVRERFPKSTARMGSLYLYAITRSITFRRMRMPKPKVQIGDAV, from the coding sequence GTGCCGTCACTGTTCCGCCGCAAGTCCACCGACGTCGTCGACTCCTCGCCGGCCGACGAGGCGTCCTCGTCAGCCGATGAGGCCGAAGGCCGCCCCAAGGGCTACACGCCCAGCAAGAAGGAGCTGGGCGTCGAGACGCCCAAGCGCGCCAGCGCCAGCCGCCGCCGAGCGGCCGAGCCCGCGCCGTCCAACCGCCGCGAGGCGTACAAGCGGATGCGCGAAAAGCAGCGTGCCGACCGGGCGGAGGCCGCGGCCGGCATGCGAGCCGGTGACGAGCGTTACCTTCTCGCCCGCGACCGCGGCCCGGAGCGGCTGCTCGTGCGCAACGTTGTGGACTCGCGGCGCACGGTCGGCACGTGGTTCTTCGGCGGCGCGCTGATCGTGCTGATCGGCTCGTCGGCCGCGATGCCACCCGCCGTCCGCTTCGTCTCCAACATCATGTGGGCGGCCCTGGCGCTCGGCGTCGTGGTCGACTCGGTGCTGATCTCTCGCAAGGTCAAGCGCCTGGTGCGCGAGCGCTTCCCCAAGTCGACCGCGCGCATGGGCTCGCTGTACCTCTACGCGATCACCCGCTCGATCACCTTCCGCCGCATGCGCATGCCGAAGCCCAAGGTCCAGATCGGCGACGCGGTTTAG
- the murA gene encoding UDP-N-acetylglucosamine 1-carboxyvinyltransferase, with amino-acid sequence MVPSGGGCALTVNDVLTVHGGTPLHGRIRVRGAKNLVSKAMVAALLGDAPSRLYDVPRIRDVEVVRGLLELHGVRVSDGAEDGELVLDPANVASANSDEINVHAGSSRIPILLCGPLLHRLGHAFIPDLGGCHIGPRPIDFHIQALREFGAVVDKAADGMHLTAPNGLHGTKLELPYPSVGATEQVLLTAVMANGVTELRNAAVEPEIIDLICVLQKMGAIIKVHTDRVIEIQGVPRLGGYTHRPIPDRIEAASWAAAALATGGDIEVLGAEQVDMMTFLNVFRSVGGAYEVTDMRPPRNGSPGQEGKIRFWHPGGELKAVALETDVHPGFMTDWQQPLVVALTQARGLSIVHETVYEQRLGYTEALNSMGATIQVYRDCLGGTPCRFGRRDFKHSAVIAGPSKLHAADLVIPDLRAGFSHLIAALAAEGTSRVYGVDLINRGYEDFEAKLAALGAHAERA; translated from the coding sequence TTGGTGCCATCTGGTGGAGGTTGTGCGTTGACCGTCAATGACGTCCTGACCGTGCACGGCGGTACTCCGCTGCACGGGCGGATCCGGGTCCGCGGTGCCAAGAACCTCGTCTCCAAGGCGATGGTGGCGGCACTGCTGGGCGACGCGCCGAGCCGGCTGTACGACGTGCCGCGCATCCGCGACGTCGAGGTCGTGCGCGGCCTGCTGGAGCTGCACGGCGTCCGGGTCAGCGACGGCGCCGAAGACGGCGAGCTGGTCCTCGACCCCGCCAACGTGGCGAGCGCCAACTCCGACGAGATCAACGTGCACGCCGGCTCCAGCCGCATCCCGATCCTCTTGTGCGGGCCGCTGCTGCACCGCCTGGGTCACGCGTTCATCCCGGACCTCGGCGGGTGTCACATCGGCCCGCGGCCGATCGACTTCCACATCCAGGCCCTGCGCGAGTTCGGCGCGGTGGTCGACAAGGCCGCGGACGGCATGCACCTCACCGCGCCCAACGGGCTGCACGGCACCAAGCTGGAGCTGCCGTACCCGAGCGTGGGCGCCACCGAGCAGGTGCTGCTCACCGCGGTCATGGCCAACGGCGTGACCGAGCTGCGCAACGCGGCCGTCGAGCCGGAGATCATCGACCTCATCTGCGTCCTGCAGAAGATGGGCGCGATCATCAAGGTGCACACCGACCGGGTGATCGAGATCCAGGGCGTGCCACGCCTCGGCGGGTACACCCACCGCCCGATCCCCGACCGCATCGAGGCCGCCAGCTGGGCCGCGGCGGCGCTGGCCACCGGCGGCGACATCGAGGTGCTCGGCGCCGAGCAGGTCGACATGATGACGTTCCTCAACGTCTTCCGCTCGGTCGGCGGGGCGTACGAGGTCACCGACATGCGCCCGCCCCGCAACGGCAGCCCCGGCCAGGAGGGCAAGATCCGCTTCTGGCACCCCGGCGGCGAGCTCAAGGCCGTGGCGCTGGAGACCGACGTGCACCCCGGCTTCATGACCGACTGGCAGCAGCCGCTGGTGGTCGCGCTCACCCAGGCGCGCGGGCTGTCGATCGTGCACGAGACGGTGTACGAGCAGCGCCTGGGCTACACCGAGGCGCTCAACTCGATGGGCGCCACGATCCAGGTGTACCGCGACTGCCTCGGCGGCACCCCGTGCCGCTTCGGCCGGCGCGACTTCAAGCACTCCGCGGTGATCGCCGGTCCGAGCAAGCTGCACGCGGCCGACCTGGTCATCCCCGACCTGCGGGCCGGCTTCAGCCACCTGATCGCGGCGCTGGCGGCCGAGGGCACCTCCCGGGTGTACGGCGTCGACCTGATCAACCGGGGCTACGAGGACTTCGAGGCGAAGCTGGCGGCGCTGGGCGCGCACGCCGAGCGCGCGTGA